The nucleotide window CAAGGTTGCGCGGAGCAGGTTCAGACGGTTAGGTTACGCCATGCCTGTGCATGACTGGAAACGCGTCACGGCGGGAACGTTTCACGCCTTCCACGTGGCTTGGATTGCCGAAATCCAACGCACGTTGAATGGCGGGCTCCTGCCGCAGGGCTATTACGCGCTCGCCGAACAAGTCGCCGGCGAAATCGTGCCCGATGTCCTCACTCTCCAGCAGACCGGGAGCGCTTTCCAGCCGGACGTCCTCCGGGATGAATTCCGCGGCTGCGCCGGCGCCGCCGTGCTGACGGCAACCAAAGCGCCGCCGCGCGTCAGTGTGACGGCGACGACCACCGAAGCCATCCCTCTGGCGCGGCTCCGGCGAAGAATCACGATCCGCCACGCGAGCGGCGACGGCATTGTTGCGCTGATTGAAATCGTTTCGCCGGGCAACAAAGAGAGCAAGCCGATGTTCGTCGCGTTCATCGAGAAAGCCGCCGCCGCGTTGCAGCAAGGGTATCACTTGCTCATTCTCGACCTGTGGCCGCCCGGGCCGTTCGATGCTTCAGGCATTCACGGCGCGCTCTGGCCGTTGGTTGGCGGGAGCGACTATTGTGCGCGAGCCGATCGGCCGCTGACCCTGGCCGCCTACGAGGTGCGCGCGCCTGGATTTGTCACCGCTTATGTCGAGCCGATCGGTGTCGGCGCGCAACTGCCCGAGATGCCGTTGTTCCTCGCGCCGGAGCATTACATCAATGCGCCCCTGGAGCGCACCTACACCTTGGCCTGGGAAGGGGTTCCCGAACGCTGGCGGCGCGTGATTGAGTCTTCGGCCCCCTCCTCATAAACCTGGTAGGGCTGCGTTGCCGCGCAGCCGTCTTCTGTCGATACTGCGGCGCGGCAGCACCGCCCTACCGGCGACTGGCAGAGAAAGTCGGGTGAACGCCGCGCGCCGAACAAGAGGCAGCAGATTCGCCGCTACGAACTGGCGCTGGTGTAATGCCGCAGGGAGAACCTCCACACGCATTCCGAAGCGGCAAAGCAAAGAAGGCTCATGACCAGCAGCAGGGCCATCTCCAGAGGTTGTTCCAGACGCTCGACCAGCAGTTTCACCGGCACGTTCGAAACCAGCAGCATCGGGAGCGCGAACGTGAAGAAGACTTTGAAGAATCCCTGAAACGCCGCGTCCGGGAGCCGCGCGATCTGGAACAGATTGTAGTAGCCCCAGACCATGCCCTGCGCCCGCACCGTCCAAAAACTCGCGCACGCCAGGGTCAGCATCAGGGAGTAATGGATGAGCAGCCCGCACAGGCAAAGCAGGAAAAAGCCCAGCACCTGGGCCGCGCTCGGCGCGAGCTGCAATTGCCAGCCCGCGTAACCCATCACGGCCAGCGCCGAAGCCGCGTTCACGAAACCGCCCAGATCCACGTGGCGAAGCGAAATGAGGAACCGCGTGTTGATCGGCAGCAGCAGCAGGAAATCCAGCCGGCCCGTGCGGATGTAATCGGAAAGCTGGACGCAGTTGGTGAGAAAAAGCGCCGTGAAAAGCTGCTGAATGAAATGGCTCGCGCCCATCAGCATCACCACTTGCCACTTCGTCCACGTGCCGATGCGATCCGTGTGCTGATAGATCACGGCGATGAAGCAAAGCTGCAGCGAAAACCAGAGCAGTTCGACGACGATCCAGAGCACGAAGTTCGCTTTGAACGACATCTCTCGCACCACGGAGTTTTTCCAGAGAGCAGAGTAAATGCGCAGATAGCGTTTCACGGACACACGTGAGCGCTGATCTTTAGCCTGAAATCCAAAATCCGAATATCGAAATCCGAAACAATTCGCCATCACAGGATTTACCGTCTCGGCGGGCCGTGCTACCGTGTGCTGAATACAAATTGGGTGGACGCGTCCAACTGAACAACAGGTATGAAAAAAGTGATTTTTGCAGCGCTGGCCTCCCTGGCGATCCTTCCGGCCAACGCCCAATTGTTCTCGCGTGAATCCCTGGGAAGCGCGGCAGTCGGAGGCGTAATTGGCGGCATTATTGGCCATAACAACGGCCGGAAAACGGCCGAAGGAATCGGGATTGGCGCAGGGGCGGGCCTTCTGTTCGGCGCTCTGGCAGAGAATTCCCGGCGCGAAGCCTACGCGTATTCGCCGGCTCCGGTCGTGGCGGCCCCGGTTTATCCGTATGATGCGGTTCGCCCGAATTACACTGTGACCGGCGCCGCGCTGGGCGGATTGGCGGGCGGAATTATCGGCCACAATCACGGGCGAAAAACTGCGGAAGGAATTGCCATCGGCGCAGGCGCGGGCGTGGTTCTGGGCGCGGTCGCGGAACAAAATGTGCGCCGGCGTGAGGCTTACGCCGTGGCCCCTTCGGCGTACGTTCCTGCTCCCATCCCGGCTGGTCCGGCTGCTCCCTCGACCCCTGCTTCGGCTGCGATGGCTCCGGCTTCTCAGCCCGTGCCGCTCATCAGTCCTTCCTTTGCCACTCCGAGTCCGATGAGCGGCGCGAACGCGCTCTTCGGACGCTAATCTCCTGGCGGGGATTCTGCTCGCTGAACTTCCACCACA belongs to Verrucomicrobiota bacterium and includes:
- a CDS encoding DUF4058 family protein; its protein translation is MPVHDWKRVTAGTFHAFHVAWIAEIQRTLNGGLLPQGYYALAEQVAGEIVPDVLTLQQTGSAFQPDVLRDEFRGCAGAAVLTATKAPPRVSVTATTTEAIPLARLRRRITIRHASGDGIVALIEIVSPGNKESKPMFVAFIEKAAAALQQGYHLLILDLWPPGPFDASGIHGALWPLVGGSDYCARADRPLTLAAYEVRAPGFVTAYVEPIGVGAQLPEMPLFLAPEHYINAPLERTYTLAWEGVPERWRRVIESSAPSS